Proteins encoded by one window of Gemmatimonadota bacterium:
- a CDS encoding M20/M25/M40 family metallo-hydrolase, which translates to MLRARALFAIPAVAMVAATLVLTIPVSQASGQIAQEKVDLGVVARIRQEGLERSQIPALAHHLTDVIGPRLTGSPGMKAANEWTATTLKSWGLTGVEVEPWGRFGRGWENVSYEGRILTPYSQPMPGQASAWTGSTKGTITAPVMVVEGGVDSIAKYGTRLRGALVLLAPARPLPPEFRDPEERRTPVDSLLAPVNQRARPAIGWDTLLVKIQKQQAHGDSLLRAAGVAGVITGSGSAYGTIRGGGDWSATNPAMPIPVPNVIVQQEQYNEMYRNVTSGVPVTVQLNVQNRFLTDDLNAYNTLGDIRGTDKPDEYVMIGAHLDSWHYGNGATDNAAGTIVMMEAMRILKTLDLHPRRTIRIALWSGEEEGIYGSRGWIKKHPELAPKISAYLNLDNGTGRIRGVWDQGNAKAIPIFEQILWPFHDLGVVAVRHGNTGSTDHVSFDDAGIPGFNFIQDPIEYGLRTHHTSNDVYDHLELEDLKQAAVVVAATAYELANRDEMFPRK; encoded by the coding sequence ATGTTGCGCGCCCGCGCGCTGTTCGCGATTCCAGCGGTGGCGATGGTTGCCGCCACATTGGTTCTGACCATTCCGGTGAGTCAGGCGAGCGGACAGATCGCGCAGGAGAAGGTGGATCTCGGTGTAGTCGCGCGCATACGGCAGGAGGGACTCGAGCGCTCCCAGATTCCGGCGCTCGCGCATCATCTAACGGATGTGATAGGACCGCGGCTCACCGGCTCACCGGGGATGAAGGCGGCGAACGAGTGGACCGCGACGACGCTGAAGTCGTGGGGGCTGACGGGGGTCGAAGTCGAGCCGTGGGGCCGTTTCGGGCGTGGTTGGGAGAACGTGTCGTACGAGGGCCGCATCCTCACTCCATACAGCCAGCCGATGCCAGGCCAAGCGAGTGCGTGGACCGGAAGCACAAAAGGGACGATAACGGCACCTGTGATGGTGGTCGAAGGCGGCGTCGACAGCATTGCCAAGTACGGCACCAGGCTCCGCGGTGCACTCGTGTTGCTCGCGCCAGCACGTCCGCTGCCGCCCGAGTTTCGTGATCCCGAAGAGCGCCGCACACCGGTCGACTCGCTACTGGCGCCGGTCAATCAGCGCGCTCGCCCAGCGATCGGATGGGACACTCTGCTGGTGAAGATTCAGAAACAGCAGGCTCACGGAGATTCACTGCTGCGTGCCGCCGGCGTGGCTGGTGTGATTACTGGTTCGGGAAGTGCGTACGGAACGATACGCGGCGGCGGAGACTGGTCCGCGACTAATCCAGCCATGCCGATTCCCGTACCGAACGTCATAGTGCAGCAGGAGCAATACAACGAGATGTACCGCAACGTGACAAGCGGAGTACCCGTCACTGTGCAGCTCAACGTACAGAACAGATTTCTCACGGATGATCTGAACGCATACAACACACTCGGCGATATTCGTGGGACAGACAAGCCGGACGAGTATGTGATGATTGGTGCTCATCTCGACTCCTGGCATTATGGAAATGGCGCGACTGACAACGCGGCTGGCACCATCGTGATGATGGAAGCGATGCGCATCCTCAAGACGCTCGATCTGCACCCCAGGCGTACGATCAGGATCGCTCTGTGGAGCGGCGAAGAAGAAGGGATTTATGGATCGCGGGGATGGATCAAAAAGCATCCGGAGCTGGCACCGAAGATCTCGGCGTATCTCAACCTGGACAACGGTACCGGCAGGATTCGTGGGGTGTGGGACCAGGGTAACGCAAAGGCGATCCCGATATTCGAGCAGATTCTGTGGCCGTTCCATGACCTCGGTGTGGTAGCGGTACGGCACGGGAATACCGGGAGCACGGACCACGTTTCGTTCGACGACGCTGGTATTCCCGGGTTCAACTTCATCCAGGATCCGATCGAATATGGCCTCCGGACGCACCATACCTCGAACGACGTGTATGACCATCTGGAGCTCGAGGATCTGAAGCAGGCCGCGGTGGTGGTCGCCGCAACTGCGTACGAGCTCGCGAACAGGGACGAGATGTTTCCACGCAAGTGA
- the murB gene encoding UDP-N-acetylmuramate dehydrogenase, translated as MTGLDNMTSDGAAPTENYAYEDLAALLDPSRLLRDEPIGPYTTFRIGGPADLFYSADSADDLANAITAARRTGVAFFVLGLGANILVGDRGFRGLVIRNRARSFEFHDDGHLHAESGVVMADLIPQAVERGWSGLEHYVGIPSTVGGAVWQNLHFLSPAPERNRTMFIAEVVDSCDILSAEGDRRTVGTEYLQFGYDDSVFHHRADYALAVTFQLDKGDPAVMHRIIQENLSWRGARHPWLQFHPSAGSIFRKIEGVGAGRLIDQLGMKGHRIGGAQISHIHANIMVNLGGATARDVRELIALAQRRVKDELGHELTPEIAFVGEF; from the coding sequence ATGACTGGGCTCGACAACATGACGAGCGATGGCGCCGCGCCGACAGAAAACTACGCGTACGAGGACCTGGCGGCTCTGCTCGATCCGTCGCGGCTCCTTCGCGACGAGCCCATCGGTCCATACACGACGTTTCGCATCGGCGGCCCGGCGGATCTTTTCTATTCCGCCGATTCAGCCGATGATCTGGCCAACGCAATCACCGCTGCTCGGCGCACAGGTGTTGCCTTCTTCGTGCTCGGTTTGGGCGCGAACATTCTCGTTGGAGACCGGGGGTTTCGCGGGCTGGTTATCCGAAACCGCGCCCGCAGCTTCGAGTTTCACGACGACGGACACCTCCACGCGGAAAGCGGCGTTGTCATGGCCGATCTCATTCCGCAGGCAGTCGAGCGGGGATGGTCCGGCCTCGAACACTACGTTGGAATTCCCAGTACCGTTGGTGGCGCAGTATGGCAGAATCTGCACTTTCTCAGTCCAGCTCCTGAGCGCAACCGAACGATGTTCATCGCCGAAGTGGTGGACTCGTGCGACATTCTGAGCGCGGAAGGCGATCGGCGTACCGTCGGTACCGAATACTTGCAGTTCGGGTACGACGACTCGGTGTTCCACCATCGTGCGGATTACGCCCTTGCCGTCACGTTCCAGCTCGATAAAGGTGACCCGGCCGTAATGCACCGAATCATTCAGGAAAATCTCAGCTGGCGCGGTGCCAGACATCCCTGGCTGCAGTTCCATCCGTCGGCAGGCTCCATCTTCCGAAAGATCGAAGGTGTCGGAGCGGGACGTCTGATTGACCAGCTCGGCATGAAGGGGCATCGCATCGGTGGCGCTCAGATCTCGCACATCCACGCGAATATCATGGTGAACCTGGGCGGTGCAACCGCGCGCGACGTGCGCGAGCTGATCGCGCTTGCGCAACGACGCGTGAAGGATGAGCTGGGCCACGAGCTCACACCCGAGATCGCATTCGTGGGTGAATTCTGA
- a CDS encoding DUF2007 domain-containing protein encodes MAAERDGTNDIVVIRTFPDAISAHIAQAALDANDIRSIIVGDDAGGAYPALTFSNGVRLAVQHSDAVKALRLLDQEES; translated from the coding sequence ATGGCGGCAGAAAGGGATGGGACAAACGACATCGTCGTCATTCGTACGTTCCCGGACGCTATTTCTGCGCACATCGCTCAGGCCGCACTCGATGCGAACGACATTCGCTCCATCATCGTCGGCGACGACGCAGGGGGCGCGTATCCAGCACTGACATTCTCGAATGGAGTACGACTTGCCGTGCAACATTCGGATGCAGTGAAGGCGCTTCGGCTACTCGACCAGGAGGAATCATGA
- the msrA gene encoding peptide-methionine (S)-S-oxide reductase MsrA, with translation MTAKATFGAGCFWGTQATFEKIPGVTATAAGYEGGTKPNPTYEEVCSHATGHAEVVQVEFDPALVSYNTLLDVFWNNHNPTSLNRQGPDVGTQYRSAIFYHDEEQKELAEQSKEVLSETGRFKQPIVTQIVPASTFWIAEDYHQSYLDKHGLATCHV, from the coding sequence ATGACCGCCAAGGCAACATTTGGTGCCGGATGCTTCTGGGGAACGCAGGCCACCTTCGAGAAGATTCCCGGCGTCACTGCCACGGCCGCAGGTTATGAAGGCGGGACGAAGCCCAATCCCACATACGAAGAAGTGTGCAGCCACGCCACCGGACACGCGGAAGTGGTCCAGGTCGAGTTCGATCCAGCGTTGGTGAGCTACAATACGCTGCTCGACGTCTTCTGGAACAACCACAACCCGACCAGCCTCAATCGCCAGGGCCCGGATGTGGGAACGCAGTACCGGTCGGCGATCTTCTATCACGACGAAGAGCAGAAGGAGCTGGCCGAGCAGTCAAAGGAAGTCCTTTCCGAGACCGGCCGGTTCAAGCAACCAATCGTCACGCAGATCGTGCCCGCGTCCACTTTCTGGATAGCGGAAGACTACCATCAGAGCTATCTGGATAAGCACGGCTTGGCGACGTGCCACGTCTGA